In Aquimarina spinulae, a single window of DNA contains:
- a CDS encoding ABC transporter ATP-binding protein: MIEVTNLHKGFNGEEILKGITTTFDRGKTNLIIGTSGSGKTVFLKCLLGLFTPEQGSICYDGSTYSELNEEEQRSLREQMGMVFQGSALFDSMTVEENVMFPLMMFTKQKKEEMLERVHEVLDRVHLENAEKKLPSEISGGMQKRVAIARAIVTRPKYLFCDEPNSGLDPRTAIVIDNLIKEITEEYNITTVINTHDMNSVMEIGEKIVFLKNGNLEWEGDKTQIFKTDNKAVTDFVYSSNLFKKVRDAQLKGL; this comes from the coding sequence ATGATAGAAGTTACCAATTTACATAAAGGGTTTAACGGAGAAGAAATTCTAAAAGGAATTACTACAACCTTTGATAGAGGCAAAACTAATCTCATCATTGGTACCAGTGGAAGTGGTAAAACTGTATTCTTAAAATGCTTACTTGGACTTTTTACTCCAGAACAAGGTTCTATTTGCTATGATGGTAGCACATATTCCGAACTTAATGAGGAAGAACAAAGAAGCTTGCGAGAGCAGATGGGAATGGTTTTTCAGGGTAGTGCGTTATTTGACTCTATGACCGTAGAAGAAAATGTAATGTTTCCTCTTATGATGTTTACCAAACAAAAAAAGGAAGAAATGTTAGAGCGGGTTCATGAGGTTTTAGATCGTGTACATCTTGAAAATGCTGAGAAAAAGTTACCTTCAGAAATTAGTGGTGGAATGCAAAAACGTGTAGCCATTGCACGTGCCATAGTAACACGTCCCAAATATCTATTCTGTGATGAACCTAACTCTGGACTTGATCCCAGAACTGCTATTGTTATAGATAACCTAATTAAAGAAATTACTGAAGAATACAATATCACCACCGTAATCAATACGCACGATATGAATTCGGTAATGGAAATTGGTGAAAAAATCGTTTTTCTTAAAAATGGTAATTTAGAATGGGAAGGTGATAAAACCCAAATATTCAAAACCGATAATAAAGCAGTAACCGATTTTGTATACTCTTCTAATTTGTTTAAAAAAGTTCGAGACGCTCAGTTAAAAGGCCTATAG
- a CDS encoding MlaE family ABC transporter permease: protein MFYLDDIGRYFLMLKGVFSRMTKGSVIRNLIFKEIDDLIIGSLGITVFLAFFIGAVVAIQTALNLTNPLIPKKLIAFASRQSVILEFAPTFISVIMAGKVGSFITSSIGTMRVTEQIDALEVMGINSLNYLVFPKIIAMLTYPFIIAIAMFVGIFGGYVAGVYGGFISSSEFLTGLREEFIPYHLVYAFIKTFLYSFLLATIPSFHGYYMKGGALEVGKASTSAFVWTTVSIVISNYILTQLLLS, encoded by the coding sequence ATGTTTTACTTAGACGATATTGGTCGCTATTTTTTAATGTTAAAAGGCGTTTTTAGTCGAATGACTAAAGGTTCTGTGATACGGAATCTGATATTTAAAGAGATAGATGATTTAATTATTGGTTCTTTAGGAATAACAGTATTTCTAGCCTTTTTTATTGGAGCGGTTGTAGCCATTCAAACTGCGCTCAATCTTACTAACCCTCTAATTCCCAAAAAGCTTATTGCTTTTGCTTCAAGACAATCTGTAATACTTGAATTTGCTCCTACATTTATTTCTGTTATCATGGCAGGTAAAGTAGGTTCTTTTATTACCTCGAGTATTGGTACAATGCGAGTAACCGAACAAATCGACGCCTTAGAGGTAATGGGTATCAACTCTCTCAATTATTTAGTTTTCCCTAAAATCATTGCCATGCTTACTTATCCTTTTATTATTGCGATAGCAATGTTTGTAGGTATATTTGGAGGATATGTTGCCGGAGTTTATGGGGGATTTATTTCTAGCTCAGAATTTTTGACAGGACTGCGAGAGGAGTTTATTCCTTATCACCTGGTATATGCTTTTATAAAAACTTTTTTATATTCTTTTCTACTAGCAACCATACCATCATTTCATGGGTATTATATGAAAGGTGGTGCACTAGAAGTTGGTAAAGCAAGTACTTCTGCCTTTGTATGGACTACGGTTTCTATTGTCATATCTAATTATATTCTCACTCAACTATTATTAAGCTAA
- a CDS encoding LysE family translocator → MNLTLLISFIGTVFIIAVTPGPSVLLASANSMNYGTKKTVGTILGDLSANAIQILLSSLGLASIVISSGEIFGLIKWIGVGYLIYMGVTKIISKPNVEQFKKKNREKGFLKLYSEGFFMSASNPKAIVFFAALFPLFIDESLAFAPQVLVLGITYLVIDGISLFMYVRFASRLKKYLENKEKIHLQNKIIGTLLIFSGVLLSMVRRTNT, encoded by the coding sequence ATGAATCTTACACTTTTGATTTCGTTTATAGGAACAGTTTTTATTATTGCAGTAACTCCCGGACCAAGTGTACTACTTGCTTCTGCGAATAGTATGAATTACGGAACAAAAAAGACAGTTGGAACTATATTAGGAGACTTATCGGCAAATGCTATACAGATTCTTTTATCCTCGCTGGGGTTAGCATCTATCGTTATTTCTTCGGGAGAAATTTTTGGCCTTATAAAATGGATTGGTGTTGGATATTTGATATATATGGGGGTGACAAAAATTATTTCAAAACCAAATGTCGAACAATTCAAAAAAAAGAATAGAGAAAAGGGTTTTTTAAAATTATATAGCGAAGGTTTTTTTATGTCTGCATCAAACCCAAAAGCAATTGTATTTTTCGCTGCATTATTTCCTTTGTTTATCGATGAAAGTCTTGCCTTTGCGCCACAAGTATTAGTATTAGGGATAACCTATTTGGTAATTGATGGTATTAGTCTTTTTATGTATGTTAGATTTGCATCCCGATTAAAAAAATATCTTGAAAATAAGGAAAAGATTCATTTGCAAAATAAAATCATAGGAACGTTATTGATTTTTAGTGGAGTACTATTATCCATGGTAAGACGAACTAATACATAA